TTGATATGTAGTTTGAGAACTACCTCATGTATTACTAGGAATTTTTCACATCATATTAGTTTGGAATATCATGCGTGTGCACTCTTGACTGATCGGATTACTTTGGTGGCTTTGCCAGACCGGCCCTCCACAATATCGTAGTAGGACCTTGTTTGAGGATGCCACTCCCGAGTTGGTGAGGGATTTTTTCTGGGATGATGAGTTTCGATTGAAGTGGGATGATATGCTTATACATTCTGCAACCTTGGAGGAGTGCCCCACCACAGGAACCATGATGGTGCAGTGGGTGCGCAAGGTATGGAGAGCACTTCCTTGTAATCTTTAGAATGCATGGATTGCCTTCGGTTTTATTAGCTTATGTTGTacaatgtttttttgtttttgcagtTCCCTTTCTTTTGTAGCGATCGAGAGTATATAATAGGCCGTCGAATCTGGGAATCTGGACAATCTTACTACTGTGTAACAAAGGTACACGATTGCTTTTGGCTTATTTCTTAAACTTGAAAAGTTATAAATTCTTATTCTCAACTTTGTTCTTTAGTTTTAGGCATTCTATGTGTCTCGCTTTCTTTGTATTTTTGCAGAGGGGAACACTTAGTTTTGAGATCTGTAGTACATATATGTTCATAAATTCTATCTACTTTTGTGGGTTCATATTATTTTCTTAGGCATGAAGATTTGGCCAGTTAGACGAGTAGATGTAGTAGTCTTCAGATACTTCTTGAGTTCTATCCACCTGTGCGAATGTGATACAATGCTATGATTTGGAGATATGGTTGTGATGATTTTTACTTGATAGCATTTGAAGTATGACGACTTATGTTACTTCATAATTACTGTAGCTTTTCTTTTTGATTGGTCATAATTACCGTAGCTTttcacaaaaaaacaaaaaaaaacaaaaaacaaaaacagaagagCAGGTTACTGTGTAGCATTTGAAACCTAGGCAAATGGCAGTCACTTTAGGATCTGAAAGTTTGTCAATGTGTGGCAAGTCGCTAGTTATTTGCCATGTGATGTAGTTGCACTGCACAAGGCACTTGGATCATTCTTAATGGTATCCTTTCACTTCATATCATTGGTGAACTTAAGTCCTCTAGATTGTGGAGGCAATGAATATAGTTTTTCTCTATTTGAACTGATTGTTTTGGTTGGGATGTATTTACAACAATGTGTTTCATGATATTTTCCAGATTTGATATCTTGAAGTTtctgaattaagaataatttgtGTTCGTGTTTTGTCTCTTTTTCAGGGAGTACCTTGTACGTCAGTGCCAAGGCACAACAAACATAGACGAGTTGATTTGTACTATTCAAGTTGGTGCATTCGTGCAGGTAATGCCTTCCTatgtctctttttaaaatgaaaagttgCTGTATGTATTCCTATGAAATTTTGTTGTTGCCAGAGTTGAACACCTTCATTCTTAGTTTTGGGTCTTGCTGCAACATAATCAGTATGTTCTTGGTTGCATACTGGTGAAACAGAATCAAAAGGAAAACCTGTGAATCTTTCTAAGAGGaggatatcatccttgggatatGATAGACAGCTGCTTAAATTTTCAGTATTGCTCTATGCTATCTATTGTCGTCTTGGATTCATTCAATGACTAAGACGGGTCTCTATTCTATATGAACCAGTTGAATCGAAGAAGGATGGCCAGTTGACTGCATGTGAAGTGTTGCTGTTTCATCATGAAGATATGGGTATACCATGGGAGATTGCAAAGCTTGGGGTTCGGCAAGGCATGTGGGGTGCCGTGAAGAAGATTGACCCTGGTTTACGTGCATATCAAAGGCATAGAGCATCTGGAGCCCCACTCTCACAATGTGCTTTCTTGGCCCAGATCAACACTAAGGTCAGTGCAGACTACCTGAGATCTTTGGAAAACAACAACAGTGATTTGAGCGAGGTTGAAAACGGAGATTCACCTCAAAATCCAGAGGAGAGGAACATATCAAAGCTTTTATTTGTTGGTGGAGCTATTCTCCTTGCCTGCAGCCTTGACCGGGGGCTTGTAACTAAAGCAGTTATATTTGGAGTTGCCAGAAGGTTTGCAAGAATTGGAAGGAGGATGTGATTGAGAATGCTTTTTGCATCATTTGAGAAATTGCTCAATGGCGGATCTTCCACTTACCACCCTTTCAGAGAATAGAAAGTGTTACTCTTTTTCCTATTGTTTGAGCTGGCTGTGGAGCAGCTTTAGATTGGAGAAGAGAAGAGATCGCATGGTTGTATTTATCATAGTTGGAAATTTCAGTGAATGATCTCATGTGATCAggaaataatgataatattcGAGTTATCTCATATGCAAGTTAAAAACCCATTCTCACGTATCCCATATGCTAATTTCATCCTTGTGCATTAAGACACTTGGAATGACAATCAACAGAATATG
This Carya illinoinensis cultivar Pawnee chromosome 11, C.illinoinensisPawnee_v1, whole genome shotgun sequence DNA region includes the following protein-coding sequences:
- the LOC122281991 gene encoding uncharacterized protein LOC122281991, giving the protein MALLSALLEILRRPTMLDVLSELMLFIAPLWLAIIVGLLVGWAWKPKWAKNLTNCSMSDASLPSPTASLSAYFASFPSLNALKFQLPNCVSCNGDDKESPSVPPAATGSDCSSSKVDGEKPGKVTGEDLEHLCRLVEEKDGGPTWIQMMDRSTPTMSYQAWRRDPETGPPQYRSRTLFEDATPELVRDFFWDDEFRLKWDDMLIHSATLEECPTTGTMMVQWVRKFPFFCSDREYIIGRRIWESGQSYYCVTKGVPCTSVPRHNKHRRVDLYYSSWCIRAVESKKDGQLTACEVLLFHHEDMGIPWEIAKLGVRQGMWGAVKKIDPGLRAYQRHRASGAPLSQCAFLAQINTKVSADYLRSLENNNSDLSEVENGDSPQNPEERNISKLLFVGGAILLACSLDRGLVTKAVIFGVARRFARIGRRM